The following are encoded in a window of Rubellicoccus peritrichatus genomic DNA:
- a CDS encoding RNA polymerase sigma factor, which translates to MKREQYESIVRRWYDPLYRFALSLCCNSDDALDLTQSAFFKLASKSHTLKDESKIKTWLFSVTHREFIDQYRRSRRFPHYDLDSVFGLPSTTPPPSGTALDARQALDALKHLDDIYRVPLILFYLEDLSYREIASILEIPIGTVMSRLRRGKDRLRKHIEHPEQMNKGKVIEFKKANDG; encoded by the coding sequence ATGAAGCGGGAACAGTACGAATCTATCGTTCGCCGCTGGTATGATCCTTTGTATCGATTTGCGTTGAGCCTGTGCTGCAACTCCGATGATGCGCTCGACCTAACACAGAGTGCCTTCTTCAAACTTGCATCAAAAAGTCATACGCTGAAAGACGAGTCCAAAATAAAGACCTGGCTTTTCAGTGTGACACACCGTGAGTTTATAGATCAATACCGTCGCAGCCGACGCTTTCCCCATTATGACCTCGACAGTGTGTTTGGACTTCCATCCACAACACCGCCTCCGTCCGGAACTGCGCTGGATGCACGCCAGGCACTTGATGCCCTAAAACACCTGGATGACATCTATCGTGTTCCGTTGATTCTGTTTTACCTTGAAGATTTATCATACCGTGAAATTGCCAGTATACTCGAGATTCCAATCGGCACTGTCATGTCGCGCCTGCGGCGTGGCAAAGATCGTTTGCGCAAACACATCGAACACCCAGAGCAAATGAACAAAGGTAAGGTTATCGAATTCAAAAAGGCGAACGATGGATAA